A single region of the Plasmodium malariae genome assembly, chromosome: 7 genome encodes:
- the PmUG01_07036000 gene encoding conserved Plasmodium protein, unknown function: MSLLYMILDSTKNYSYMIFLLVDILLCIYIVFSLYCEKNAGIKISVEWMIYMITLSLKLTIFCFFIKEEKKNEMNSMFFTYLSNDVLAYNLIYITPFIYLLFSLRSRNILEDILNNKIIIENILSIDVNIINLFDLIDLTFMYSHVTSIYKSLPDSDSYYNFQKKKSFLMLIFVIVSMLLFGFYFPIYTNIEKTYTCDDDVDLYIQNEGASGKIKKKKEKKEEAEKREMQKGEVNGVANGIASYIPNGTSNTHRMNYEVKDYVKHAHDKESSTFDSNTVTLHDSTKLHSKMNVHSFNKSNGKTYRRDALNKIDDDKDEYLHGNLHGNLNGTVRMDVRNKASSSLESLDSKRWTYASSQITSNKLLDRKISSSSSLSSSHSCSTISSTTSSLASSSVPSSTYHCAYSSAPESFYAPSFTSFTSITTKNHNNKMKKSYHHKYKDVYTDVYITAKFHFIVGFLLIDIPFFVYRLLFCIKYKVLLSLIVKNILFLLFRSYKLNEYRLIEKEKYKKNKSNLDFHFYNILNFDSESTGYRKGENSENFKNSKCDKKEKKKKRKRKEKEKEKEHENENENEKKKALLSFGRRTISHSSEEHDLYLKRKYQNFFRVLKNKDSNDISNEKSKKELGLKKIKEKIKKKKTKRKKENEVLYIFKEEFKEYKKKIILERNSNGDSLLNNNLFLNNENEKSPHDERVNEENITHSSGWLNEDKRAKGNKTGIKLTWKERIRLRREYRKFVNLIYKLKYKREIPIYHFKIRDHISALCNFLFKKLNCSNFVYFDDKLIFSYITNFRFMFIILLDYFLKIGITVFFIFILLSHHVFVNDQNLIYMNNIPMKNSSDNVLSFPGSFDLTNYPDMILPPHTIDINYINRDTESVISSSTYNNNKNLTKGYIDIDLPNNIFKLKWEEIFIVDKIYFYACIAYFIMHFLIFIKTSTFFDILYVSIFNAISHLSFYFSLKQFILFFYTFNGNIYNKDYIYYKQNIRKLNYHFEYYYLILFNAHCFISILKHFSLFSRILFNFKYVYYYRNHRRAGESRKDELRYSVSVYILFLLCKYSYAPINLNILLFGKNTLSNILLIDNINSFTWVNILVIILFKSIQILITKANYFLIGLFILHIILYVIYAVHAQILRYIILRKIEILFSFKNILISKYEEIPLVPEKYSPYITCRDILKYYAEEGFFSSESNIIPNFI, translated from the exons ATGTCATTACTGTATATGATTCTAGATAGCACAAAGAATTACTCGTATATGATTTTCTTACTTGTTGATAttcttttatgtatatatattgtgtTCAGTTTATACTGTGAAAAAAATGCAGGCATAAAAATTTCTGTTGAATGgatgatatatatgataacaTTAAGTCTAAAGTTaacaatattttgtttttttattaaagaagaaaaaaaaaatgaaatgaataGTATGTTTTTTACCTACTTAAGTAATGATGTGTTGgcttataatttaatttatataacacCTTTTATATACTTACTTTTTTCCTTAAGAAGTCGAAATATTTTGGAAgacatattaaataataaaataataattgaaaatatactAAGTATTGATGTGAACATAATTAATTTGTTCGATTTAATTGATCTTACTTTTATGTATTCACACGTAACAAGTATATACAAATCCTTACCTGATTCAGActcttattataattttcaaaagaaaaaatcttttttaatgctaatttttgtaattgtTTCTATGCTCTTATTTGGATTCTACTTTCCCATATACACGAATATCGAAAAAACATATACCTGCGATGATGACGTTGATTTGTATATTCAGAATGAAGGGGCCagtggaaaaataaaaaaaaaaaaagaaaaaaaagaagaagcaGAGAAGAGGGAGATGCAGAAGGGGGAAGTAAATGGTGTGGCGAACGGTATAGCGAGTTACATACCGAACGGTACTTCTAATACTCACCGTATGAATTATGAAGTAAAGGACTATGTTAAACATGCCCATGACAAGGAAAGTTCAACTTTTGATTCTAATACTGTTACTCTTCATGATAGTACCAAATTGCATAGCAAAATGAATGTGCACAGTTTTAATAAGTCAAACGGAAAGACATATAGAAGAGATGCCTTAAATAAGATTGATGATGATAAAGACGAATATCTACATGGAAATCTACATGGAAATCTAAATGGCACAGTTAGAATGGATGTGCGTAATAAAGCCTCCTCTTCCTTAGAATCTTTAGACTCTAAAAGATGGACATATGCATCATCTCAAATAACATCAAACAAGTTGTTAGATAGAAAAATTTCTTCATCATCTTCTTTGTCATCTTCTCATTCATGTTCTACTATATCGTCGACTACATCTTCTTTAGCATCATCTTCAGTTCCATCCTCTACTTATCACTGCGCATACTCTTCAGCACCTGAATCCTTTTACGCACCATCCTTTACCTCTTTTACTTCTATCACTACTAagaatcataataataagatGAAAAAATCTTATCACCACAAGTATAAGGATGTGTACACAGATGTTTATATCACGGCCAAGTTTCACTTTATTGTGGGGTTTCTCTTAATAGACATCCCCTTTTTCGTATATAG GCTCCTGTTCTGCATCAAGTACAAGGTACTGCTCAGCCTCATCGtgaagaatattttatttttactttttcgaTCGTATAAATTAAACGAATATAGACTTATAGAAAAGGagaagtataaaaaaaataaaagcaaccttgattttcatttctataatattttaaattttgataGCGAGTCAACTGGCTACAGAAAAGGGGAAAAttcagaaaattttaaaaattcaaaatgtgataagaaagaaaaaaaaaaaaaaagaaaaagaaaagaaaaagaaaaagaaaaagaacatgaaaatgaaaatgaaaatgaaaaaaagaaggcaCTATTATCCTTTGGAAGACGTACGATAAGTCATAGTAGCGAGGAGCATGATTTATATCTGAAGAGGAAATACCAGAATTTTTTCCGCgtattgaaaaataaagattcTAATGATATCAGCAATGAGAAAAGTAAGAAAGAACTTGGTCTCAAGaagataaaggaaaaaattaaaaaaaaaaaaacaaaa agaaaaaaagaaaatgaagtACTATACATATTTAAGGAAGAATTTAAggagtataaaaaaaaaataattttagaaagGAACTCCAATGGCGATTCTCTCCTCAACAATAATCTGTTCTTGAACaacgaaaatgaaaaaagccCGCATGATGAGCGAGTTAACGAGGAAAACATAACGCACAGTAGCGGATGGCTCAATGAGGACAAGCGGGCGAAGGGGAACAAGACAGGAATAAAACTAACCTGGAAAGAAAGAATAAGGCTACGAAGAGAGTACCGCAAATTTGtcaatttaatatataaactaaaatataaaagagagATTCCTATTTACCACTTTAAAATACGAGATCACATTTCAGCCttgtgtaattttttattcaaaaaattgaaCTGTTcgaattttgtatattttgatGATAAGTtgatattttcttatattacaaattttcgatttatgtttataatactactggattattttttaaaaattggtatcactgtattttttatttttatattattaagtcATCATGTATTTGTAAATGATcagaatttaatttatatgaataatattccGATGAAAAACAGTTCAGATAATGTTTTGTCCTTTCCTGGTAGTTTTGATTTAACTAATTACCCAGATATGATATTACCGCCTCATACCAtagatattaattatattaatagagATACAGAAAGTGTAATTAGCTCTTCtacttataataataataaaaacttaaCTAAAGGATATATTGATATAGATTTACctaataacatatttaaacTAAAATGGGAAGAAATATTCATTGTTgacaaaatttatttttatgcatgtattgcatattttattatgcattttcttatatttattaaaacatcTACTTTTTTTGATATCTTATACGTATCCATATTTAATGCTATAAGtcatttatctttttatttttctttgaaacaatttattttgttcttttacaCCTTCaatggaaatatatataacaaagattatatttattataaacagAATATAAGGAAGTTGAATTACCATTTTGAGTATTACTATCTCATCCTTTTCAATGCTCATTGTTTTATATCTATTCTCAAgcatttttccttattttccaGAATTCTTTTCAATTTCAAATACGTGTACTACTACAGGAACCACAGAAGGG CTGGAGAGAGCAGGAAGGATGAGCTGAGGTACTCAGTCAGCGTGTACATTTTGTTCCTTTTGTGTAAGTACTCGTATGCCCCGATAAACTTAAACATCTTGCTATTCGGAAAGAACACACTAAGCAATATCCTGTTGATAGACAATATAAACAGTTTCACTTGGGTCAACATATtagttattatattatttaaaagtatacaaattttaataacAAAAGCAAACTACTTTTTAATaggattatttattttacacattattttatatgtaatatatgctGTCCATGCGCAAATTCTACGATATATAATTCTTAGAAAAATTGAGATCctgttttcttttaaaaatatactcatatcaaaatatgaagaaattCCACTTGTTCCTGAGAAATACTCCCCTTACATAACTTGCAGGGATATACTAAAATATTACGCGGAAGAAGGTTTCTTCTCCTCGGAAA GTAATATTATTCCGAATTTTATATGA
- the PmUG01_07036100 gene encoding conserved Plasmodium protein, unknown function, with the protein MNSELAPTHQVNKSADEKSFEGKEYFSVFSDYLILIKNNETPLLHCKSELFMHDKYNMNCSEKKKNFDHVNYELDSYNSGKVGSKKKIDVCKGVSCTMDNFLKEPEKDCSGLEKILNNEVQVEVKERKDEEGQAQEQEGQENEEDAKKEEEKEKIEEETEKKEEETEKKEEETEKKEEEIEKKEEETEKKEEEIEKKEEETEKKEEEIEKKEEETEKENYFEELKYNLKKVEHITTSKEKEQTKENDKIYDLKINGNNDFHNEQSYLTLGKGNCPVGESNKILNDSNNIKYSPLNKQKYVLVHSNEHVHNLSSNSTHIDSSEIFCSKSVNEDSIKDASFPHSASETNWLEMNSSYIINCSKECKREKSFNKTPNGGSINEECTMDKGKPSPHKRINDEIRVLTLPEKDKIKLMKNDSAHKTEMGSTQMQKNERDEGNKEESAQEVVESRNIEEEYSNNEEEGSNNEEESRNIEKEYSNNEDESSNNEDESSNNEDESSNNEEESSNNEEESSNNEEESSNNEEESSNNEEESSNNEEESSNDEEESSNDEEEYKEEGVEIPTRRSISERGKKEASDEKNNSSGQEEEKKYVKAMQKGEDFHNNCENSEEEKQSMSLTSTNTNPNCSKRKPIDTDNLNDERYTGSIYNEKIKNNLRTKGKTDEEVSKYNYNLHLFNEILKYKDQLHYVHDKGLAEAEEEAEIFSQSFSKSCSEKCAKNARVQVNKKINENKNNFKENEINSNTSKLSATGNTNLWCNHNIFSKETYTCGCEKAEGGEELHCSVYNTLSSSKDSKLNYHPPLNDNHTDDPDGVYSRSSSCESHSSSSHSNRRYSSSHNCDNSSSIDVKRNEVDEVDEEEKQGKSMKLLRREKHNKHNNLPIGKQKPVTINVKRKVDIHFKNIYFVKYKHIKCVVTNNSGLVVHSFIFYKNSFNVDKEDNFYKIYNKNKENFNSHKYEDITGILKELKKIITTNVTFQLTFNAQIVDGKTEVPSSEFYRLSFYGIEEIPIIEEENKSKGEKKNGAKENTNKTKLGKSGMVEGKKLNIEMDSSKLPCEPTACSSLSQSATDVNKLSSKTVVKNSYIGFTILHLKYMQQMQEEGYIHLNISDKKKENCNFMKNYNNKEVQQGMEQKKEQRKEQIIEQGTKQQTKSQYAYILDDKINENIPTSNLSYAEKMGMLYKLLFNHSLDVYSQKVFLAYRFLPHYGEKRGKKWREKEQGKQAEKEENEKKADETKNEASPGQKVAPKPRNITYEHILQIVQKNDYANSSNIKKTLQLCLQNYYKRCSQSMYHHASLSLFEQRGKECVTEKYASIKNEDRDKAPTILGYPNNVQVDNTFSKNHNFEKNFFINHAQEEAQQEREEQVKDRVEGRKETNVEIETYKEVVSEMEELEYNKMKRYWAEHMDELLQLDEHCDIHEGVRSQLMDILCKNVDSRNKKIESMQSIIHKYTIGINDYFDFIEYTRNNRIYEIYEENKKLKNFLKDSSIFFIDALIDSHHEIQKLKHSIKNVNILYNKEKMNNCQKVNNSQKVNNCQKVNSQKMNNSQKVNNCQDRVLQNDLYYPVDTLNKENSIFQSIISNATPLNKLHTTDTTTSGVNYKDDYYRDGSNQSKRYNKIQKSGNYCTSNYSLNKSFPHFYLKRGKSLVMPYDPADNDENKEKKLSNSLFHKKGYIGGREIMTEYLLNGGVTLKNKKKEKHFTKSMEKLKLPKTFRSFNLCEEKCSTPNPCGSERYGCVQKRGKSSLSYTCQLWKNKNFVNSAPWGSEQSRRNNNSNKSLCSGSNFADGSHDNGLSSVSKICQTAKNECLRIYSDQVRQNRSVQGGDKIYGNNSIKSSIKDSTKSRTKSRTKSSTKSSTKGSTKSSTKSSTKSSTKSRMKEECDFVEEPSDKCIYSKTSTLECNTDKMKSRSLSGNAYLQERNPSSFVNSSNNEMKKKKKKNKNKYVNNSKNKVMMLSRAYSGNSIPSSTSMIGSYCKKVNSKGETKHTFISRHDKNRAAEDYRFTSTTGEENAKHENFQNSKNMNKNASDISKSCSHTESNNIRNAHNSNSSNKTYALILSNENVIKEYNTYRVNNLNINLNKKSIRKEKNNYDTSEILKKEFFQNDVIAPAKKENHHLLKMNSLIIDKVNSSTMTENNMNTHSNGKKENTEKKCKMSQMGKISQMGKISQKGKISQMGKISQMGKIANVKKVPNAQISEGEAKMLSRREQDKDIGSNFEIANFKYLKKNGEAEITGISGISGIGGISGISGISGIGGISGISGTSGTSGISGISGISGSNRDSRSSLIRRVSNSLSHNNINLKKEYIEGLVSSYDDCISSGNANGNSERGTLHNAQKQNGGKKYTNTKISSSSQLNEKSSNNDINAIKKIIDYNVTRQDKFTLHNSEEKNAVLKNINNNGKLKSNIIVNEKKDNKNVGNTSKMIEIEKNKNKYSQDAYILDIINKNLSKSFNQLDKIKRKMNKHLVV; encoded by the exons ATGAATTCAGAGTTAGCACCCACTCATCAAGTAAATAAAAGCGCGGATGAAAAATCGTTCGAAggtaaagaatatttttctgttttttctgattatttaatattaattaagaATAACGAAACACCACTGTTACATTGCAAATCAGAATTATTTATGCACgacaaatataatatgaactgttcagaaaaaaaaaaaaatttcgatCATGTAAATTATGAACTAGATAGCTATAATTCAGGAAAAGTTGGAagcaagaaaaaaattgatgtGTGCAAAGGTGTAAGTTGTACAATGGATAACTTCTTGAAAGAACCGGAAAAGGACTGCAGTGGTTTAGAGAAAATTCTAAACAATGAAGTACAAGTAGAAGTGAAAGAAAGGAAAGATGAGGAGGGGCAGGCGCAGGAGCAGGAAGGGCAAGAAAACGAGGAAGATGcaaaaaaagaggaagaaaaagaaaaaatagaagaagaaacagaaaaaaaagaggaagaaacagaaaaaaaagaggaagaaacagaaaaaaaagaggaagaaatagaaaaaaaagaggaagaaacagaaaaaaaagaggaagaaatagaaaaaaaagaggaagaaacagaaaaaaaagaggaagaaatagaaaaaaaagaggaagaaacagaaaaagaaaactattttgaagaattaaagtacaatttaaaaaaagtggaACATATAACAACATCAAAGGAAAAGGAGCAAACAAAAGAGAATgacaaaatatatgatttaaaaataaatggaaataatGATTTTCATAATGAACAGAGTTACTTAACACTTGGAAAGGGCAATTGTCCAGTTGGTGAGAGCAATAAAATACTAaatgatagtaataatataaaatattccccgttaaataaacaaaaatacgTCCTGGTTCATAGTAATGAGCATGTACATAATCTTTCGAGTAATTCCACTCATATAGACAGTTCAGAAATATTCTGCTCTAAGAGCGTGAATGAGGACAGTATTAAAGATGCATCTTTTCCACATTCTGCAAGCGAGACAAATTGGTTAGAAATGAACAGCAGTTATATTATCAACTGTAGTAAAGAAtgtaaaagggaaaaaagttttaataaaacCCCTAATGGTGGAAGTATAAATGAAGAATGTACCATGGATAAAGGGAAACCCAGTCCTCACAAACGTATCAATGATGAAATTAGAGTATTAACTCTTccagaaaaagataaaataaaattgatgaAAAATGATTCTGCACACAAAACGGAAATGGGTAGCACACAGATGCAGAAGAATGAAAGGGACGAGggaaataaagaagaaagcGCCCAGGAAGTAGTAGAGAGTAGAAATATCGAGGAAGAGTATAGCAATAACGAAGAAGAGGGTAGCAATAACGAAGAAGAGAGTAGAAATATCGAGAAAGAGTATAGCAATAACGAAGATGAGAGTAGCAATAACGAAGATGAGAGTAGCAATAACGAAGATGAGAGTAGCAATAACGAAGAAGAGAGTAGCAATAACGAAGAAGAGAGTAGCAATAACGAAGAAGAGAGTAGCAATAACGAAGAAGAGAGTAGCAATAACGAAGAAGAGAGTAGCAATAACGAAGAAGAGAGTAGCAATGACGAAGAAGAGAGTAGCAATGACGAAGAAGAATATAAGGAAGAGGGGGTGGAGATTCCGACTAGACGCTCTATTAGTGAACGGGGGAAAAAAGAAGCTAGtgatgaaaaaaacaatagCTCAGGTCaggaagaagaaaagaaatatgtaaAGGCAATGCAAAAGGGAGAAGATTTCCATAATAACTGTGAGAACAGTGAGGAGGAAAAACAAAGCATGAGTCTAACATCAACAAACACAAATCCGAATTGTTCTAAAAGGAAACCTATTGACACGGATAACTTGAATGATGAGAGATATACAGGTTCtatttataatgaaaagataaagaataatttaaggacaaaaggaaaaacggATGAGGAGGTGagcaaatataattataatttacatttatttaatgaaattttaaaatataaagatcaGTTACATTATGTTCACGATAAAGGACTAGCAGAAGCGGAAGAAGAGGCAGAAATATTTTCGCAAAGTTTTTCGAAAAGCTGTTCAGAAAAGTGTGCAAAAAATGCTCGTGTACaggtaaataaaaagataaatgagaataaaaataattttaaggaaaatgaaataaatagtaATACTTCCAAACTAAGTGCAACAGGAAATACAAATCTGTGGTgtaatcataatatattcagtAAAGAAACATACACATGTGGGTGTGAGAAAGCAGAAGGAGGTGAGGAGTTACACTGTTCTGTTTATAACACGTTAAGCAGTAGTAAAGATTCCAAGTTGAACTACCATCCCCCCTTAAATGATAATCATACTGACGATCCTGATGGTGTGTATAGCCGAAGTAGCAGTTGCGAAAGCCACAGTAGCAGTAGTCATAGTAACAGACGCTACAGTAGTAGCCACAACTGTGATAATAGTTCTTCCATTGATGTAAAGAGGAATGAGGTGGATGAGGTGGATGAAGAAGAGAAACAGGGAAAGTCTATGAAGTTACTGAGAAGAGAGAAGCACAAcaaacataataatttaccCATAGGAAAACAAAAACCAGTTACCATAAATGTTAAAAGGAAAGTAGacatacattttaaaaacatttattttgtaaagtACAAGCACATTAAATGTGTAGTTACGAACAATTCTGGACTTGTTGTGCactctttcattttttataaaaactcATTTAACGTAGATAAAgaagataatttttataaaatatataataaaaataaagaaaattttaattctcACAAATATGAAGATATTACAGGCATATTAAAAGAactaaagaaaataataactaCTAACGTAACTTTTCAACTTACATTTAATGCTCAGATTGTTGACGGGAAAACAGAAGTACCCTCGTCAGAG TTTTACAGATTAAGTTTTTACGGAATTGAAGAAATACCAATAATAGAAGAGGAAAATAAATCGAAGGGAGAGAAGAAGAATGGAGCAAAAGAAAACACGAATAAGACAAAACTGGGAAAGAGTGGAATGgtagaaggaaaaaaattgaacataGAAATGGATAGTAGCAAATTGCCATGTGAACCAACTGCATGCAGCAGCTTGTCACAGAGCGCCACAGATGTCAACAAGCTGAGTAGTAAGACAGTGGTAAAAAATTCCTATATAGGATTCACTATACTTCATCTAAAGTATATGCAGCAAATGCAAGAGGAGGGGTACATACACTTGAACATTTccgataaaaaaaaagaaaattgtaattttatgaaaaattacaataataagGAGGTGCAGCAGGGGATGGAGCAAAAGAAGGAGCAAAGAAAGGAGCAGATAATAGAACAGGGGACGAAGCAGCAGACTAAAAGTCAGTATGCTTACATCTTGGAtgacaaaataaatgaaaacattCCTACCTCCAATCTAAGCTATGCTGAAAAAATGGGTATGTTATATAAACTTTTGTTTAATCATAGTTTAGATGTGTACTCCCAAAAAGTGTTCTTAGCATACCGATTTCTACCACACTATGGGGAGAAAAGGGGAAAGAAGTGGAGGGAGAAGGAACAGGGAAAACAGGCGGAAAAGGAggaaaatgagaaaaaggcggatgaaacaaaaaatgaagcaTCCCCCGGACAAAAAGTAGCCCCCAAACCAAGGAATATAACATATGAACACATTTTACAAATTGTTCAAAAGAACGATTATGCGAACAgttcaaatattaaaaagactTTACAACTGTGTTTACAAAACTATTATAAAAGGTGTTCTCAGTCTATGTATCACCACGCTAGTCTTTCTCTATTTGAACAAAGAGGAAAAGAATGTGTAACAGAAAAATATGCATCTATTAAAAATGAGGATAGAGATAAAGCTCCAACCATTTTGGGTTATCCGAATAACGTACAAGTTGATAACACTTTTTCGAAAAATcacaattttgaaaaaaatttcttcatTAATCATGCCCAAGAAGAAGCACAGCAAGAGAGGGAAGAACAAGTAAAGGATAGAGTGGAGGGAAGGAAAGAGACCAACGTAGAGATAGAAACATATAAAGAAGTAGTGTCAGAGATGGAAGAGTTAGAGTACAATAAAATGAAGAGATACTGGGCAGAACACATGGATGAGTTACTCCAATTGGATGAGCATTGTGATATTCACGAAGGGGTAAGAAGTCAACTCATGGACATCCTTTGCAAAAATGTAGATAgtaggaataaaaaaatagaaagcaTGCAAAgcattatacataaatatacaattgGAATTAATGACTATTTTGATTTCATTGAATATACTAGAAATAATCGCATATACGAAATTTacgaagaaaataaaaaattaaaaaattttctaaaagACTCAAGtatcttttttattgatGCATTAATAGATAGTCACCATGAAATACAAAAGTTAAAACACAGTATTAAAAATGTcaacattttatataataaagaaaaaatgaataactGCCAAAAAGTGAATAACTCTCAAAAAGTGAATAATTGTCAAAAAGTGAATAgtcaaaaaatgaataactCTCAAAAAGTGAATAATTGTCAAGATAGAGTTTTGCAAAATGATCTGTATTACCCAGTTGatacattaaataaagaaaattccATTTTTCAAAGTATAATTAGTAATGCTACCCCACTCAACAAATTACATACTACAGATACCACAACAAGTGGTGTTAATTACAAAGACGATTATTATCGAGATGGAAGCAATCAAAGTAAAAGATACAACAAAATACAAAAGAGCGGAAATTATTGCACTAGTAATTATAGTCTAAATAAAAGTTTTCCTCATTTTTACCTCAAAAGGGGAAAGAGCTTGGTCATGCCATATGATCCTGCtgataatgatgaaaataaagaaaaaaaattgagcAACAGTCTTTTTCATAAGAAAGGGTATATAGGTGGTAGGGAAATAATGACTGAGTACTTACTTAACGGAGGAGTAactctaaaaaataaaaaaaaagaaaaacattttaCTAAATCAATGGAAAAGTTGAAATTACCAAAAACATTTCGATCTTTTAACTTGTGCGAAGAAAAATGTAGTACTCCTAATCCTTGTGGTAGCGAACGTTACGGTTGTGTGCAAAAGAGGGGAAAGAGCTCCCTTTCCTACACGTGCCAATtatggaaaaacaaaaatttcgTTAACTCCGCACCATGGGGTAGCGAACAAAGCAGGAGAAATAACAATAGCAACAAGAGCCTCTGCAGCGGGAGCAACTTTGCCGATGGTAGTCATGATAACGGCCTTAGCAGTGTGTCAAAAATTTGTCAAACGGCCAAAAACGAATgtttaagaatatattctGACCAAGTCAGGCAAAATAGAAGTGTACAAGGGGGGGacaaaatatatggaaataatTCCATAAAAAGTAGCATAAAAGATAGTACAAAAAGTCGTACAAAAAGTCGTACAAAAAGTAGTACAAAAAGTAGTACAAAAGGTAGTACAAAAAGTAGTACAAAAAGTAGTACAAAAAGTAGTACAAAAAGTAGAATGAAAGAGGAGTGTGATTTTGTAGAAGAGCCGAGcgataaatgcatatatagtAAAACAAGCACATTGGAGTGCAATACGGATAAGATGAAAAGTCGATCTTTAAGTGGGAACGCATATTTACAGGAGCGTAATCCCAGTAGTTTCGTAAATTCAAGCAACaacgaaatgaaaaaaaaaaaaaaaaaaaataaaaataagtatgtAAATAACTCAAAAAATAAGGTTATGATGTTATCACGTGCTTATAGCGGGAACTCCATTCCTTCTAGTACCTCTATGATTGGGAGTTATTGTAAAAAGGTAAATTCTAAAGGGGAAACAAAACATACTTTTATAAGTAGACACGATAAAAACAGAGCCGCTGAAGATTATAGGTTTACCAGTACTACTGGTGAGGAGAATGCGAAACATGAAAATTTTCAGAATAGTAagaatatgaacaaaaatgcTAGTGATATATCTAAAAGTTGCAGTCATACAGAGAGTAACAACATTAGGAATGCCCATAATTCTAATAGCAGTAATAAAACATACGCATTAATTCTATCCAATGAGAATGTAATAAAGGAGTATAATACGTACCGTGTAAATAATCTGAACATCaacttaaataaaaagagtattagaaaggaaaaaaataattatgatacaagtgaaatattaaaaaaggaattttttcaaaatgatgTAATAGCTCCAgcgaaaaaagaaaatcatCATTTACTTAAAATGAACAGTCTTATTATAGATAAAGTAAACAGTTCCACAATGACTGAGAATAACATGAATACTCATAGCAAtgggaaaaaggaaaatacagaaaaaaagtGCAAAATGTCTCAAATGGGCAAAATATCTCAAATGGGAAAAATATCTCAAAAGGGCAAAATATCTCAAATGGGTAAAATATCCCAAATGGGTAAAATAGCCAATGTAAAAAAAGTACCAAACGCACAGATATCTGAAGGTGAAGCAAAAATGCTATCTAGACGTGAACAGGACAAAGATATCGGCAGCAATTTTGAAATAGCCAACTTCAAGTATTTGAAAAAGAACGGTGAAGCGGAAATTACTGGTATTAGCGGTATTAGCGGTATTGGCGGTATTAGCGGTATTAGCGGTATTAGCGGTATTGGCGGTATTAGCGGTATTAGCGGTACTAGCGGTACTAGCGGTATTAGCGGTATTAGCGGTATTAGTGGCAGTAACAGAGATAGCCGAAGTAGTCTTATCAGAAGGGTTAGCAATAGCCTCAGTCACAACAatattaatttgaaaaaagaatacataGAAGGTTTAGTATCCTCGTACGATGATTGTATCTCAAGCGGGAATGCGAATGGAAATAGTGAACGGGGTACATTACACAATGCGCAGAAGCAAAATggggggaaaaaatatacaaacacGAAAATAAGTAGCAGCTCACAGTTAAATGAGAAGAGCTCAAACAATGATATTAatgctataaaaaaaataattgattACAATGTGACAAGGCAGGATAAATTTACCTTACACAAtagtgaagaaaaaaatgctgttctaaaaaatattaataacaatgGCAAACTAAAGTCAAACATTATTgttaacgaaaaaaaagataataaaaatgtaggGAATACTAGTAAAATgatagaaatagaaaaaaataaaaacaaatattcaCAGGACGCTTATATTTTAgatatcataaataaaaatttgagtAAGTCTTTCAATCAGCTTGACAAGATAAAGAGGAAAATGAATAAACATTTGGTCGTTTAA